In a single window of the Oryctolagus cuniculus chromosome 2, mOryCun1.1, whole genome shotgun sequence genome:
- the IL36G gene encoding interleukin-36 gamma isoform X1 yields MSGAGQQIHGGDVGWGSGAMSEPYVGKLSDLDQQVWILQGQTLVTVPRSSNAAAVTITVMPCKYPEALEQGKGVPIYLGIQNPKMCLFCEDTGGQPTLQLKEQEILDLYNHTEPVKPFLFYHMQTGRTSTFESVAFPGWFIASFKKGQPIFLTSNQGKLYNTAFNLDLKA; encoded by the exons ATGTCAGGTGCTGGACAACAAATCCATGGAGGTGACGTTGGATGGGGATCTGGAG CGATGAGTGAGCCTTACGTTGGGAAGCTCTCCGATTTGGATCAGCAAGTGTGGatcctccagggccagaccctggtGACAGTTCCACGGAGTAGCAACGCGGCAGCAG TCACCATCACTGTTATGCCGTGCAAGTATCCGGAGGCTCTTGAGCAAGGCAAAGGGGTTCCCATTTATCTGGGAATCCAGAATCCAAAAATGTGTCTGTTCTGTGAGGACACTGGAGGACAACCCACATTGCAGCTGAAA GAGCAGGAGATCCTGGACCTGTATAACCACACTGAGCCCGTGAAGCCCTTCCTGTTCTATCACATGCAGACGGGCAGGACCTCCACCTTCGAGTCCGTGGCCTTCCCCGGCTGGTTCATCGCCTCCTTCAAGAAGGGCCAGCCTATCTTCCTGACTTCAAACCAGGGGAAATTGTACAACACTGCCTTCAATTTAGATCTAAAGGCTTGA
- the IL36G gene encoding interleukin-36 gamma isoform X2 — protein sequence MSGAGQQIHGAMSEPYVGKLSDLDQQVWILQGQTLVTVPRSSNAAAVTITVMPCKYPEALEQGKGVPIYLGIQNPKMCLFCEDTGGQPTLQLKEQEILDLYNHTEPVKPFLFYHMQTGRTSTFESVAFPGWFIASFKKGQPIFLTSNQGKLYNTAFNLDLKA from the exons ATGTCAGGTGCTGGACAACAAATCCATGGAG CGATGAGTGAGCCTTACGTTGGGAAGCTCTCCGATTTGGATCAGCAAGTGTGGatcctccagggccagaccctggtGACAGTTCCACGGAGTAGCAACGCGGCAGCAG TCACCATCACTGTTATGCCGTGCAAGTATCCGGAGGCTCTTGAGCAAGGCAAAGGGGTTCCCATTTATCTGGGAATCCAGAATCCAAAAATGTGTCTGTTCTGTGAGGACACTGGAGGACAACCCACATTGCAGCTGAAA GAGCAGGAGATCCTGGACCTGTATAACCACACTGAGCCCGTGAAGCCCTTCCTGTTCTATCACATGCAGACGGGCAGGACCTCCACCTTCGAGTCCGTGGCCTTCCCCGGCTGGTTCATCGCCTCCTTCAAGAAGGGCCAGCCTATCTTCCTGACTTCAAACCAGGGGAAATTGTACAACACTGCCTTCAATTTAGATCTAAAGGCTTGA